AGTTTAGTTTAAAATATCCTAAAACTACACTTCTTTTAAAAGGTGCAAATGTAATTATTGCTCAAGATAAAAAAATATATATAAATACTTTTGGTTCAACAGCATTGAGCAAAGGTGGAAGTGGAGATATATTAAGTGGTTTAATCGTATCTTTATTAGCACAAGGCTATAGTTGCAAACAAAGTGCAATTAATGCCTCTTTAGCTCATACAATTGCAGCAAAAAAATACAAATATAATAACTATTCATTAACACCAAATGATTTAATAAAAGGAATAAAAAATATATGAAAGCTATCATAGTTCAAACGACTACGAATAACATAAAAGAAGCAAAGAAAATTGCAAAGATTCTACTTGAAAAAAATTTGGCTGCGTGTATTCATGTCTCAGCAGTTGATTCTTTATACACATGGAATAATGAGTTTTGTGAAGAAGTAGAATACCTTTTAAATATAAAAACTAAAAAAGAAAACTTTAAAAAAATCAAAAGGAAAATCAAAGAATTACATAGCTATGATGTGCCCGAAATTGTAAGCTTCAAGATTGATGAGTTAAGCAAAGATTATGAAAAATTTATTGAAGAGAATTGTTAAATAAAATTAATAATGAATATTAAAGGATAATTAAAATGAGCAATATTTTAAAAATAGGTAAATATGAATTTAATAGTAGATTGATTGTTGGTTCTGGAAAGTATGATAGTTTCCAAACAACAAAAGATGCTACATTAGCAAGTGGAAGTGAATTAATTACTGTTGCTATTAGAAGAGTAAATATTACTAACCCAAATGAAGAAAATTTATTGGATTATTTTAAAGATACAAATGTAAAATTATTACCAAATAGTGCAGGATGTTTTACAGCAGATGAGGCAATTACTACATTTAGACTTATGAGAGAAGCAACTGGAATTGATTTAATTAAATTAGAAGTAATTGGAGATGCTCAAAAAACATTATATCCAGATGTTATTGAGACAATAAAAGCTTGTGAAATCTTAAAAAAAGAGGGTTTCACAATTATGGCATATACAAATGATGACCCAATTATTGCAAAAAGATTAGAAAATGCAGGTGCTGATGCAATTATGCCTTTAGCTGCACCAATTGGTTCTGGACTTGGTATTCAAAATAGATATAATGTAGCTTTTATAAAAGATGCAGTTAACGTACCAGTTATTGTTGATGCAGGAGTAGGGTGTGCAAGTGATGCAGCAATTGCAATGGAATTAGGAGCAGATGCAGTTCTTACAAATACAGCAATTGCACAAGCAAAAGACCCAATTAAAATGGCAGAAGCAATGAAATATGCAGTAATTGCAGGAAGAATGGGATATGAAGCAGGAAGAATTCCTAAAAAACCATATGCAACTGCAAGTTCACCAGTTGATGGATTAATTCAATTTTAATATAATTATGGGCTTCTTATAAAAGAAGTCCATTTCTATGTAAAGCAACTACAAAAACAGCAATACTCATTGCAAAAAAACTATTTTTTGTTTTATACATTATTAAAATACTGATAATTGACGCAATAATACCAATTGTTCCTACTTTTATAATTGAGGGTATTATTAAAGATATAAGAAGTGTTACAGGAATAGCTTCTAAAAATAAATCAACATTTTTTATTTTATTTAATTTATTTGCCAAGTACAATCCTGAAAATCTTAAAAAATAAGTACCAATTGCAACAAAAAGTATAATTAGTAGGGTATTTATATCATTCATAGCTTCTCTTTTTATTTATATATACATAAACATAACAACCAATTAAAGATGAAACTATTATATACGATATGTTAGAAATATTTCTTTCTAAAATAATTGCAAAAAAAGCAGTAATTAAATAGACAAATAAATCACTTCTTTTTTTATTTATTGCCACAGCCCATGATTCATCAGTCACAAAGTGAACAAAGAGTGCTTTTTTATTAATAGAAGAATTTTTAAAAAAATCATTTAATGATGCAGTAATTAAAAAATACCGAAGATTAATAAGTAGAGCACTTCCTATAATTATTGATAGATTTATAGGATTTGTTATCATATCTACAATAACAAATTGTGAAGAACCAGCAAAAATAAATATATTCATTAATGCTAATTGTAAAAAAGTTATACTTTTAGATGTACATATTACACCTAAGACTATACCATATGCTAAAACACTTATACTAATTGGTAAATTAGCTTTGAATCCATATTTAAAATTATTTATCATAAAAGAAGATTATCTCAATTTTTAAAAATAGTATAGGATGAAATTGCTAACTAAAAAATTTTTTATATTCTCCTGGAGTTAAACCTGTAATTGTTTTAAATTTTTTATTTAAATGACTTTGGTCATTAAAGCCACACATATATGCAGTTTCAATAATACTAAAACCTTTTTGTAAAAATGTTTTTGCTTTTTCTACTCTAACAAGCATCAAATATGTGTGAGGAGATACAAATGTATGTTTTTTAAATAATCTAATAAAATGGTATTTAGAAATATTAAACTCATTAGAAATATCATCAAGGGATATTTGCATAAAATAGTTATCATTAAAATAATCTATTATTTTTTTTATTAATACTTTATGAGCCGGTAACTCAATAATATCATTTGCTTTTGAATTGACTTTAAGAATGTAATTTATTATATCAATTAACTCACACTCCCATGATAATTTATTTATCAAAGATATATTATCTTCATTTGTAAGAAAAGATAATTTTTGATATAAAAAATCATTGTTAAAATGACTATTTGAAAAACTAAGCTGATTTTTTGAGAAATTCTCTTTTAATATATCTTTTATTGTTTGGGGTTTTATATAAAGAGATCTGTGTTTATAGTCTTGATTATCAATTATTCCACAAGCATGTACTTCATCTGGATTTATTGTAATTATAGACGATTTGTCAAATTTATAATTAAATCCTCTAAGAAAAGCACTCATCTTACCTTTTTGAATTACACTAATAGTATAATCTTCATGTACATGTTTATTGTAATTGAAATGGTTATAATGCCCTTCGTATACTACAATCTCTTTATGAACATCAGGTTTATGGAATTTTATATCATGTATTATGTTATCGTTTTTCATAATAAGATTGTACCTAAAATAAATACACAATTATTGTACGAAATTGCTTTAAATATAAAGAATAATAAGAAATTTTAAAAAAAAATGAAATTTTGTAGAAAACCTCTTGACAAATGAAAAAAAATATAATATAATTCCGTCCACTTTTTGAGAGAAACAACTTAAAAAGATAGTGTCGGGGCGTAGCGCAGTCTGGTTAGCGCACCTGGTTTGGGACCAGGGGGCCGGAGGTTCGAATCCTCTCGCCCCGACCATTTTTATTTATGGTGGGTATAGCTCAGTTGGTTAGAGCATCGGGTTGTGGTTCCGAGGGCCGTGGGTTCGAATCCCATTACCCACCCCATTTATTTTTATTATTTATGCGTCTGTAGCTCAGCTGGATAGAGCAATGCCCTTCTAAGGCATCGGTCACACGTTCGAATCGTGTCAGGCGTACCACTTGCGGATGTGGTGAAATTGGTAGACACGCCAGACTTAGGATCTGGTGCCTCACGGTGTGGAGGTTCGAGTCCTCTCATCCGCACCACAAAGCCTT
Above is a genomic segment from Arcobacter sp. CECT 8986 containing:
- a CDS encoding thiazole synthase; this translates as MSNILKIGKYEFNSRLIVGSGKYDSFQTTKDATLASGSELITVAIRRVNITNPNEENLLDYFKDTNVKLLPNSAGCFTADEAITTFRLMREATGIDLIKLEVIGDAQKTLYPDVIETIKACEILKKEGFTIMAYTNDDPIIAKRLENAGADAIMPLAAPIGSGLGIQNRYNVAFIKDAVNVPVIVDAGVGCASDAAIAMELGADAVLTNTAIAQAKDPIKMAEAMKYAVIAGRMGYEAGRIPKKPYATASSPVDGLIQF
- the cutA gene encoding divalent-cation tolerance protein CutA, which produces MKAIIVQTTTNNIKEAKKIAKILLEKNLAACIHVSAVDSLYTWNNEFCEEVEYLLNIKTKKENFKKIKRKIKELHSYDVPEIVSFKIDELSKDYEKFIEENC
- a CDS encoding AzlC family ABC transporter permease; this translates as MINNFKYGFKANLPISISVLAYGIVLGVICTSKSITFLQLALMNIFIFAGSSQFVIVDMITNPINLSIIIGSALLINLRYFLITASLNDFFKNSSINKKALFVHFVTDESWAVAINKKRSDLFVYLITAFFAIILERNISNISYIIVSSLIGCYVYVYINKKRSYE
- a CDS encoding AzlD domain-containing protein, giving the protein MNDINTLLIILFVAIGTYFLRFSGLYLANKLNKIKNVDLFLEAIPVTLLISLIIPSIIKVGTIGIIASIISILIMYKTKNSFFAMSIAVFVVALHRNGLLL
- a CDS encoding AraC family transcriptional regulator, encoding MKNDNIIHDIKFHKPDVHKEIVVYEGHYNHFNYNKHVHEDYTISVIQKGKMSAFLRGFNYKFDKSSIITINPDEVHACGIIDNQDYKHRSLYIKPQTIKDILKENFSKNQLSFSNSHFNNDFLYQKLSFLTNEDNISLINKLSWECELIDIINYILKVNSKANDIIELPAHKVLIKKIIDYFNDNYFMQISLDDISNEFNISKYHFIRLFKKHTFVSPHTYLMLVRVEKAKTFLQKGFSIIETAYMCGFNDQSHLNKKFKTITGLTPGEYKKFFS